Proteins encoded within one genomic window of Polaribacter sp. NJDZ03:
- a CDS encoding glycosyltransferase: MNNLVSIITPNFNSEKFIRETIKSVINQSYENWEMIIIDDLSTDASINIINSFCKSDARIKLHKLKDNCGAAVARNKAISLANGKFIAFLDSDDLWLPRKLELQLNFMLSNNFALSYTSYEMINEEGDKTGKVINCKIKLDYNRMLYSNEIGCLTAMYNQDLLGKVYMPNIRKRQDYGLWLKILKVEKHAFGIPEVLAQYRDRSQSISNNKVEMLKWNWNLYKNIEKLSYFQSSYYTICNVINKLIK, translated from the coding sequence ATGAATAATTTAGTGTCTATTATTACACCTAATTTTAATTCGGAGAAATTTATTAGGGAAACAATTAAAAGTGTTATAAATCAATCCTACGAAAATTGGGAAATGATTATTATTGATGATCTTTCTACTGATGCTAGTATTAATATTATTAATTCTTTTTGTAAAAGTGATGCTAGAATTAAATTACATAAATTAAAAGACAATTGCGGAGCTGCAGTTGCTAGAAATAAAGCTATTTCTTTAGCAAATGGAAAATTTATAGCTTTTTTGGATAGTGATGATTTATGGTTACCAAGAAAACTAGAACTTCAATTAAACTTTATGTTATCCAATAATTTTGCATTAAGTTATACTTCGTATGAAATGATAAATGAAGAAGGTGATAAAACTGGTAAAGTTATTAATTGTAAAATTAAACTAGATTATAATAGAATGTTGTATTCCAATGAAATTGGATGTTTAACGGCTATGTATAATCAGGATCTATTAGGTAAGGTTTATATGCCTAATATTAGAAAAAGACAAGATTATGGTTTGTGGTTAAAAATTTTAAAAGTTGAAAAACATGCCTTTGGTATTCCTGAAGTTCTTGCTCAATATAGAGATCGTAGTCAGTCTATTTCAAATAATAAAGTAGAAATGCTTAAATGGAACTGGAATTTGTACAAAAATATAGAAAAACTCTCTTATTTTCAATCCAGTTATTACACAATATGTAATGTTATTAATAAATTGATCAAATGA